A genomic region of Anopheles coustani chromosome 3, idAnoCousDA_361_x.2, whole genome shotgun sequence contains the following coding sequences:
- the LOC131260191 gene encoding uncharacterized protein LOC131260191: protein MMHRVRKLLLCELAWCLLSLLVPSGQTIEVHEEVNEGPIGAHLRLNVSTGPPPTTAMADERDVNDPPPALPPGGTDNYTTTAFPSNHRQHSGANIPTASSATTETEAPATTTTTSLSSLASGPSTPAASSRTPAGLSSFRAANSAIVHDRSGQHQISSYRKRQLYASAVLQRNSSHFQRDQGSEGQFTKEFIPSPEVVPFFNEENSQGNFMPTSVGGVVDAPYPSGPLTEGDSKWYAGYGPATYTSPAKAPATRPAVDRESSGKWDRKFPGTWHRHREPNVVHFPQDARPVPTFPSPKGKWKWIPEDDNDGASEETPPAGVKGNPLATPFSSSASLQQPYFGKYYFTHPTVKNHPYSFDRTPGVEGTSSPTPFSSEGGTVSTNVVTGGNSSETGLGGEEQPNGSTDLKLIGKEDGHLKSNVSPWKKIIHVLSAAIPIGLLISVLTPQVVYINPNATQPPIQLQTPTPISGAGPTTGGIRQRSLGPDTARMLLAARGLGTDPVALVKLFHKLAALERDVDRSAGEGFDGSNRLPDATGQLQGCDWKLLCQLARQGMLPDSDALHRTLWKIASETPSDVLARLGLEEVFRIIRSGECDRLQRTCDQDTRDEHE from the exons ATGATGCATCGTGTCCGGAAGTTGCTGCTCTGCGAGCTGGCGTGGTGTCTCCTATCGCTGCTTGTGCCGAGCGGGCAAACGATCGAGGTGCACGAGGAAGTCAACGAGGGTCCAATCGGAGCGCACCTCCGCCTAAATGTCAGTACCGGGCCGCCCCCCACGACGGCAATGGCCGACGAGCGCGATGTAAATGACCCACCGCCAGCACTTCCGCCCGGGGGCACCGATAATTACACCACCACCGCATTTCCCAGCAATCATCGGCAGCATTCCGGGGCGAACATTCCGACAGCGTCATCAGCAACGACGGAAACAGAGGCTCCCGctacaaccacaacaacatcGCTATCGAGCCTCGCTTCCGGTCCATCGACCCCGGCGGCCAGCAGTCGGACCCCGGCGGGGCTTTCGTCCTTTAGAGCAGC TAATTCTGCGATCGTACACGATCGTTCGGGCCAGCATCAAATATCGAGCTACCGGAAGCGCCAGCTGTACGCGAGTGCGGTGCTGCAGAGGAACTCGAGCCACTTCCAGCGCGATCAAGG TTCCGAGGGACAGTTTACGAAGGAGTTCATCCCGTCACCCGAGGTGGTACCGTTCTTCAACGAGGAAAACTCACAAGGAAACTTCATGCCGACCAGCGTCGGTGGAGTGGTTGATGCACCCTACCCGAGCGGACCGTTGACGGAGGGCGACTCCAAGTGGTACGCCGGCTACGGACCGGCGACCTACACGAGCCCGGCGAAGGCACCTGCGACTAGACCCGCCGTAGACCGAGAGTCGTCGGGGAAATGGGATCGTAAATTCCCTGGCACCTGGCATCGGCACCGGGAGCCCAACGTGGTACACTTTCCACAGGATGCCCGGCCCGTTCCGACGTTTCCCTCGCCGAAGGGAAAGTGGAAGTGGATTCCGGAGGACGACAACGACGGCGCAAGCGAGGAAACGCCACCGGCCGGCGTTAAAGGAAACCCCCTAGCGACGCCATTTTCTTCCTCCGCCAGC CTGCAGCAGCCGTACTTTGGCAAGTACTACTTTACGCACCCAACGGTGAAAAACCATCCGTACTCGTTCGATCGGACACCCGGCGTCGAAGGCACCTCCAGTCCAACCCCTTTCAGTAGCGAAGGAGGAACGGTGTCCACCAACGTCGTCACCGGCGGGAACAGTTCCGAAACTGGCCTTGGTGGCGAAGAGCAGCCGAACGGCTCCACCGACCTGAAGCTGATCGGCAAGGAGGATGGCCACTTGAAAAG TAACGTGTCGCCCTGGAAGAAAATCATCCACGTGCTGAGTGCGGCCATCCCGATCGGGCTGCTGATATCGGTTCTCACGCCGCAGGTCGTCTACATCAACCCGAACGCCACGCA GCCACCGATTCAGCTGCAAACGCCAACCCCAATCAGTGGAGCTGGACCAACGACCGGCGGAATACGCCAGCGAAGCCTTGGACCGGATACGGCCCGCATGCTGTTGGCCGCACGAGGCCTCGGCACCGATCCGGTGGCGCTGGTCAAGCTCTTCCACAAGCTGGCGGCCCTCGAGCGCGACGTGGACCGGTCGGCCGGTGAAGGGTTCGATGGCAGCAACCGGCTGCCGGACGCCACCGGCCAACTCCAGGGATGCGACTGGAAGCTGCTGTGCCAGCTCGCCCGCCAAGGAATGCTGCCCGACTCGGACGCACTGCACCGGACGCTGTGGAAGATCGCCAGCGA GACACCGTCGGACGTGCTCGCGCGGCTCGGCCTGGAGGAAGTCTTCCGCATCATCCGGAGCGGAGAGTGCGACCGGCTGCAACGCACCTGCGATCAGGACACTCGAGACGAGCACGAGTAA
- the LOC131259362 gene encoding uncharacterized protein LOC131259362, which produces MKLAVLIWSAVVVLVLVLAIPEANGNVHDFEGNDLHNSPGTGSGHAGRGFTDSARDILASPAGQLAAYMAKEMISRSAGNSQVLSLNLTNLLILFLLKALIFAAGLIGAGNWSQYARGRSEQGAANGGFLLPGEANLILGYLAAEGSGQDGCLMRSACRAPRTADEYARAAHALMKGAEMFNPEVAENYNYKRLLASLDRAAMEGLQGAPCEMIYACHI; this is translated from the exons ATGAAGCTTGCCGTTTTGATTTGGTCAGCTGTGGTAGTGCTCGTGCTAGTCCTCGCCATCCCGGAGGCAAACGGAAATGTGCACGACTTTGAGGGAAACGATCTGCACAACTCGCCAGGGACGGGTTCGGGCCATGCCGGACGCGGATTTACCGATAGTGCGCGTGACATCCTGGCCAGTCCAGCCGGGCAATTGGCGGCTTATATGGCGAAGGAAATGATCAGTCGATCGGCCGGAAACAGTCAG GTGCTGAGCCTGAACCTGACCAACCTGTTGATTCTGTTCCTGCTGAAGGCGCTCATCTTCGCCGCCGGACTGATCGGGGCCGGAAACTGGAGTCAGTACGCGCGCGGCCGCAGCGAGCAGG GTGCCGCAAATGGTGGCTTTCTGCTGCCCGGCGAAGCCAACCTCATCCTCGGCTATCTGGCGGCGGAGGGTTCGGGCCAGGACGGGTGCCTGATGCGTTCCGCCTGCCGAGCGCCCCGCACCGCCGACGAGTACGCACGGGCGGCGCACGCCCTCATGAAGGGTGCGGAAATGTTCAACCCGGAAGTGGCGGAAAACTACAACTACAAGCGGCTGCTGGCGAGCCTGGACCGGGCGGCAATGGAGGGCCTTCAGGGGGCTCCGTGCGAGATGATCTACGCTTGCCACATCTGA
- the LOC131260190 gene encoding uncharacterized protein LOC131260190 produces MWSCTTRKMATHMMNVAMVGLLFAVALANSENHQLSGVGTVSFTRLEATAFRNGTLSERNRTTTEETLPKVVRPTYTRTELKVSRSLNPDGVQKLNVRSNNGRMVQIIVKKRNGMELPIGGPIQVGASTKGTTSSPQRVEGSSGTSPSRVAGNYRLSADSAPESVDIVNAFLEHVNRIERPARSFYDEDHGAMKNDRRPVRIKVSDESVQESRVPPPVVVSSDPVYMKDNAGMKTTTPGKRGRSMQEIGPDGIPVVHGIRVPDDESDKRQVWRNARVINGELVPYEKGHVPTRLENGGDIYGQLIFAKPSSDSSSGSPSSRQRSIGPFTTADNFQPSSGDAPAPKGFGPFSVEDNLQSQAGGRIAVNPYPPKVSGNIGPFSRADNSRPMSNARLVEYLRKINEEESRRHYPQIVSRANFKDDQFLKDEQPKIQRRMLQNPGNPTYPVSQLYSPAGQEANKELEDARKPVLQYAHPELGVQPAKSVPPERKPTKAMKKIMNVPDYYSKGAHNDHSPYAIEPAMGSKDYYDPPQPHQPQPPHPPPGKMARPPQYESNFRGPSVYPYNYGYIRRVKHERPFWAKITDQMREGLQNGISSVQEFTKPVLEPIVEAGQKISKNLGLVRKADEAQDKVGVVVAPAANSIILPALGLMAGGAALGLGAVAVGRFFDMGLLRRSGSDFFPIDLDDLEHNRALEAIQNGQDQYVMVMEPHQCPDVARSRSRRSIAGNPFEEHTGLQNVERESTSSSRARFEQQLRETDWKNPSCAKRTFCRVMIQQGADDIVLMEKKMYTMLDMMHPNLAATLTDHLSEVTDAIRRNDCSRFICRQNPRP; encoded by the exons ATGTGGAGCTGCACTACTAGAAAGATG GCGACTCACATGATGAACGTGGCCATGGTCGGTTTGCTGTTCGCTGTGGCGCTAGCGAATAGTGAAAACCACCAGCTGAGTGGAGTTGGCACGGTAAGTTTCACCAGGCTGGAGGCGACTGCGTTCCGGAATGGGACATTGTCTGAGCGGAACCGCACCACGACGGAGGAGACGTTACCGAAGGTGGTGCGACCGACATACACCCGCACGGAACTGAAGGTTTCCCGCAGTCTCAACCCGGATGGTGTGCAGAAGCTGAATGTGCGCTCCAACAATGGCCGCATGGTGCAAATTATCGTCAAGAAGCGCAACGGAATGGAGCTCCCCATTGGAGGGCCTATTCAGGTCGGTGCTAGTACGAAGGGTACTACAAGCTCGCCGCAACGGGTGGAAGGAAGTTCTGGGACATCGCCATCGAGAGTAGCCGGTAACTATCGACTATCGGCGGACTCGGCCCCGGAGTCGGTGGACATCGTCAACGCGTTTCTGGAGCACGTGAACCGCATTGAACGTCCAGCCCGTTCGTTTTACGACGAAGATCACGGAGCCATGAAGAACGACAGACGTCCGGTACGGATTAAGGTGAGCGATGAGTCCGTTCAGGAGAGTCGCGTTCCACCGCCAGTCGTCGTTAGCTCCGATCCGGTGTACATGAAGGACAACGCAGGTATGAAGACAACGACGCCAGGAAAACGCGGTCGATCAATGCAGGAGATCGGTCCGGATGGTATCCCTGTAGTACACGGCATCCGCGTACCTGATGACGAGTCCGACAAGCGGCAAGTATGGCGAAATGCACGTGTCATCAACGGCGAGCTGGTACCGTACGAGAAGGGCCACGTCCCGACGCGGCTCGAGAACGGAGGTGACATTTATGGACAGCTGATCTTCGCCAAGCCATCGAGCGACTCATCCTCTGGCTCGCCGAGTTCTCGTCAACGCAGTATAGGTCCGTTTACGACGGCGGACAACTTCCAACCATCGAGTGGTGATGCGCCGGCACCGAAAGGGTTTGGGCCGTTCAGTGTGGAGGATAACCTGCAATCGCAAGCCGGGGGAAGGATCGCGGTGAACCCGTACCCCCCGAAAGTATCCGGCAACATTGGACCATTCTCGCGGGCCGACAACTCGCGTCCGATGTCCAACGCTCGACTTGTGGAATACTTGCGAAAGATCAACGAGGAAGAGAGCCGCCGACACTATCCGCAGATTGTTAGCCGCGCGAATTTTAAGGACGACCAattcctaaaggacgagcaaCCGAAGATTCAAAGGCGTATGCTCCAGAACCCGGGAAACCCAACGTATCCCGTTTCGCAGCTGTACTCGCCAGCGGGTCAGGAAGCGAACAAGGAGCTCGAGGATGCCCGGAAACCTGTACTACAGTACGCCCACCCGGAGCTAGGAGTACAGCCGGCCAAGTCCGTTCCACCGGAGCGCAAGCCGACCAAggcgatgaagaagatcatgaacGTACCGGACTACTATAGCAAAGGCGCACACAACGATCACTCACCGTACGCCATCGAGCCGGCTATGGGGAGCAAGGACTACTACGATCCTCCTCAGCCTCATCAGCCCCAACCACCGCATCCCCCGCCAGGCAAGATGGCACGTCCACCACAGTATGAAAGCAACTTCAGGGGTCCCTCGGTGTATCCGTACAACTACGGCTACATTCGGCGCGTTAAGCACGAACGACCCTTCTGGGCCAAAATCACCGACCAGATGCGTGAAGGCCTCCAGAATGGGATTTCGTCCGTGCAGGAGTTCACCAAACCCGTCCTGGAGCCGATCGTCGAGGCGGGCCAGAAGATCTCCAAGAACCTGGGACTGGTCCGAAAGGCTGACGAAGCTCAGGACAAGGTTGGCGTGGTGGTGGCACCAGCTGCAAACTCTATTATTCTCCCGGCTCTAGGACTGATGGCTGGCGGGGCGGCCCTCGGGCTCGGTGCGGTCGCCGTAGGTCGCTTCTTCGACATGGGACTCTTGCGGCGTTCGGGGAGTGACTTTTTTCCCATCGATTTGGATGATCTGGAACACAACAGAGCGCTGGAAGCTATCCAGAATGGCCAGGATCAGTATGTGATGGTCATGGAGCCGCATCAGTGTCCGGATGTCGCTAGATCACGCTCCCGTCGGTCCATCGCCGGAAACCCGTTCGAAGAACACACCGGCCTCCAGAACGTGGAGCGTGAGTCCACCAGCTCCTCGCGGGCCCGCTTCGAGCAGCAGCTACGAGAGACGGACTGGAAGAATCCGTCCTGTGCCAAGCGAACCTTCTGCCGGGTCATGATCCAGCAGGGCGCCGATGACATCGTGCTGATGGAGAAGAAGATGTACACCATGCTGGATAT GATGCACCCGAACCTGGCCGCGACCCTCACCGACCATCTGTCGGAGGTGACGGATGCCATTCGCCGGAACGATTGCTCCCGGTTCATCTGCCGCCAGAACCCACGGCCTTAG